A segment of the Opitutia bacterium genome:
TATTTTTTGTCCTCCGACGGCGGCGGTGGAAGCGCGAGTTTCAGGTCGGGCTTCGCGCGCTCCGGGAGATCGTAAACCGTGCTCGGCGCCGTCGCGGCGGGCGATGCCGGCGAGACACCCGATTCGAGGGCACTCGGACGCGCCTCAACCGGCCGCGGTTGGTCGAACGACGGCAACCCCAGCGCTTGAACGAACGGGTTGCCCGTTGCGGAATGTCGCGCCGCGCCCGTGTCGATTGCCGGCAAGTTCGCCGACGAGGTGACGCGCGATTCGCCCCCGTCCGTCGCGCCATTCGGCATGGCTGCGCCGCCGGTCGCCACGTCCGTGGGCATCGAGTCCTTCAACGCGTCGCTCACCGGCGAGTTCGCCAGCCAGTCCTTCATGAAGGGCGCGAACGGGTCGGCCGCCGCCGAAGGGGTGAGTTTGGTGTCGGGTGCGCCGGCCGCGTCGAGCTGCCGCGTTTCGCTCTGCGCGCGCTGACGTTCGTAGAGACGGAGGAAATAGTCGGGATCAGAAGGATCGAGCGGCTTCGCCTCCTCCTCGCGCTCCCGGTCCCGATCTTCCTTCGTGGCTCCCCCGCTGACCGATTTGCGGCTTTCGAGTTTGTTGAAACCCTCGAGCAGCCAGTCGCGGCGTGCCTTGGCCTTCTCTTGCGCGGCGCGATCTTCGCGCTTCGGAGTCGGTGCAGGCACATTGGTTTCCGGCGTGTTGAGCGATGGGAGGTCGAGTTTCACGCCGCCGGGCGTCGCGGCGTTTTGCGCCGCCTCGTCCTTGCGCAGCGCCTGGAGCTGCTGCTTGGCCTCCGCGAGCGGCGCGTTGGGGTCATCTGCGGCGGGGGCGAGACACGCGACGCCGAACGCAGCAACCATGGCGATCGTGTGTCTCACGTCGGGGCGCCGATTCCCTTCATCGTCATTTCCAGCGCGCGAGGATTCGGCGAGAAGCGAAGGGCCTCGGCTTTGCTGATTTTGCCCTCGCGGAACAACCGGTGCAGATCGCGATTGAACGATCGCGACATACCGTCGGCACCGGAATCGAGCAGCTGTTGGATCTTATCGTTCTGTCCTTCGAGGATCAGGTTCCTGATCGTGGTGTCGGCGACCATGATTTCGTGGGCGGCGAAGCGGCCGCCGCCTTCCATCGCGGGAATGAGTTTCTGGCAGATGAAACCGCGCAGCGAGCCCGCGATCTGGCGGCGCGCCTGCGCGATTTGCTCGGGCGGGAAAAATTCGAAAAGGCGCGTCAGCGATTGCGCGACGGTGGCGGCGTGCATCGTCGAGAACACCAAGTGGCCAGTCTCGGCGGCGGAGATGGCGGTCTCGAACGTCTCCTTGTCGCGCATTTCGCCGATCAGGATGATATCCGGGTTTTGGCGGAGCACGGATTTGATCGCCATTTCGAAGTTCGGCACGTCGATGCCGATCTCGCGCTGCTGGAAGACGGACTTGTCGTCGCTGAACGTGTATTCGATCGGGTCCTCGATGGTGACGATGTGCTTGTCGAGATTCTGGTTAATCCAGTTCATCATCGCCGCCATCGTCGAGCTCTTGCCGGAGCCGGTTGCGCCGCAGACGAGCAGGATGCCGTCTTTGGCCTGCGCGAGTTTCACGAGCACGTCGGATTCGATCTTCAACTCCTCGAAAGTCGGCGGGCGGCTCTTGATATGACGCAACACGATCGAGACCGTGCCGCGCTGGTGAAAACCGTTCACGCGAAAGCGCCCGACGTCCGCCGCCGCATACGCGAAGTCCACCTGGCCGTCCTTTTCCCAATTCGGCCGGAACACCGACGGCACATGCTCGCTGACCCAAGCGTCGGCCTGCTCGTGGGTAATCGGGTCCATCTCGACGGCCCGCAGCCGGCCACCGATGCGCAGATAGCCCGGCTTGTTTGATTTGATCACGACGTCACTCGCGCCGCTCTCGACGGCGAGTTTCAACAGATCGTTCATGATCTCGGTGTGAACCGTTGTGCTCATGGGGAATTTTGGGCGTGAACCGGCAGCCAAGCTTGTTTTGCCTACGAACTTCGCAATCGTTGAGACAACTCTCCATGAAGTCCAGCCGCCCGTTCACCGGGACCATCACTGCCCTCGTCACGCCGTTCAAGAATGGCGCGGTCGCCTACGACGACCTGCGCGCGCTCGTGAATTTCCAGATAAAATCCGGCATCGACGGCATCGTCTCGGTCGGCACGACGGGCGAGTCCCCCACTCTCGACCACGAAGAGCATCTGGAGGTGATTCGCGCGACGATCGCGGCCGCGCGCGGCCGCACGCCGGTCATCGCGGGCACCGGCTCCAACTCCACGAAGGAAGCGATCCACCTCACGAAGGAGTCCGACCGCGCCGGCGCCGACGCGATGCTCGTCGTCGCGCCCTACTACAACAAGCCGACGCAACAGGGTATCTTCGAATATTTCTGCGCCATCGCCGATGCGACGGACAAGCCGATCATCCTCTACTCGATCCCCGGCCGTTGCGGCATCGAGATTAGCGTCGGCGTGATCGAGAAACTCCGCGCGCGCTACAAGCACGTCGCCTGGGTCAAGGAGGCCGGCGGCTCCGTTGATCGCGTCGACCAGATTCTCCAGGCGTGCGGCGACTCCGTGACGGTGCTCAGCGGCGATGACTCTCTCACGTTGCCGTTCATGTCCGTCGGCGCGCAGGGCGTGATCTCGGTCGCATCGAACCTCTATCCGAAGGAAACCGGCAAGATGGTGCGCCTCGCGCTAGACGGCGACTTTGCCAAGGCCCGCGCGCTGCACCGGAAGCTCTACCCGATGTTCAAGACGATCTTCATCGAGGCCAACCCGGTGCCGATCAAGGCCGCCCTCGCGCGCGCCGGATACATCGCTTCGGAGGAAGTCCGCTCGCCGCTCTGCCCGCTGCTCGACGCCAATCGCAAAACCCTTTTCGGCGTGCTCGACGCACTTGCCGCCAAGAAGTGAGCGCGCCCCGCCTCATCATTAACGGTGCCAAGGGCCGCATGGGCCGCGCGCTGCTCGCCGCCGCCGCGGATCTGAAGCTGCCGGTCGCTGCGTCGGTCGACGCAGGCGACGATCTCGCCGCCGCCCTCACGCTCGGCGACGTGCTTGTCGACTTCAGCGCGCACAGCGCGACGCACCGCGTGATCGAACTCGCTGTCGCGCAAAAAAAGGCGCTGGTCATCGGCACCACCGGTCATGCGGCGGACGAGAAGAAGAAACTCGCCGCGCTCGCCGCGCAGGTGCCGACCGTCTGGGCCGGCAATTTTTCCGTCGGCGTGAATCTCCTGTTCGCGCTCACGCGCCGGGCGACGCGCATCCTTGGTGCCGATTACGACACCGAGGTCGTCGAGATGCATCATCGCTTCAAGAAAGACGCTCCGAGCGGCACGGCCGCGCGCTTGCTCGAGATCATCCTTGAGGAGCGCAAGCTCGCCGCAGCCGACGCGCTGCGCCACGGCCGCTCCGGCATCACGGGCGAGCGTTCCACGAACGAGGTCGGCGTGCACGCGCTCCGCGGCGGCGACGTGGTCGGCGATCACACGGTCATCTACGCGGCGCTCGGCGAGCGCGTGGAGCTCACGCACAAGGCGAGCGACCGACAGATCTTCGCGCGCGGTGCGCTGCGTGCGGCGCAGTGGGTCGTGAGCCAGAAACCCGGCGTTTACGACATGCAGGACGTCCTCGGCTTGAAGGAGTGAAATGATCACCCGAATCACCGGCACGCTCGTCAGCGCCACTCCGCTCCACGCCGTCATCGAGACCGGCGGCCTCGCTTACGAGGTGCACATCCCGGTGACGACCGCCGAACGGCTGCCCCAGCCCGGCCAGCAGGCGCGACTGCACACGCTCGTCGTCTATCGCGAGGACTCGCAGACGATGTATGGCTTCGCGAGCGAGGATGAACGCGATTTCTTCCGCCTCCTCGTGGAAAAAGTCTCCGGCATCGGTCCGAAGACGGCGCTGAGCATTTTCAGCAAACTCTCGCTGCCGGTGTTGCAGGGCGCGATTGCGGCAGGCGATGTCGGGTTGCTCGCGAAATGCCCGGGCATCGGCAAGAAGACCGCCGAGCGCCTCGTCATGGAATTGCGCGACAAGCTCAGCGCCGCGCCAGTGGCAGTCCCCGCCTCCGCCGGCGGAGACGCAACCGCGCCAGCGGACAACAAGGTCCGCGATGCTGTCATGGCTCTGGTTGCGCTCGGCTACAAGGCGGCCGACGCCGACAAGTCCGTGCGTCAGGCTTGGGTCGCGCTCGGGGCGTCGGCGACGACCGAAGCGCTGATCAAGAAAGCACTGGGCTAAGAAAAAGCCCGCGTCGGTGGACGCGGGCCGGGCAACGAAGGACTTTCGGGCGCTCAGCGCTGGAATTGGAAGGCGGTGAACTCCGTCTGCACGCGCGGATTCTTGCTCTTCTGGAGCAGGTTCGCGCGGCGTTGGAGTGCATTGCGTTCGTCGAAGACACCGTCGTCGAACAGCGAGTCGAGGCGCGGCGCGGTGCCGTTGGGCAGCGCGAGCAGGCGATCGTCTTCCTGCCGCAGGGACGCGAGGAGCGTCGCGTAGTCGGCGGCGATAGCCTGACGCTGCGGAAGCTCGGCGCGGGCCGGTTGCGGCGCGGCGGCCACGGCCACCGGTGCGGGTTGCTGGACTGCCGCCACCACCGGAGCGGCGGCGGTCGGCTTGGCCGCGGCCAGATCCGTCGACGCGAGCGCGGCGTCGGAAAAATTGGAGCGCATCACCACAAAGGCGACGCAGGCTGCGGCGGCAAGGCCGCTGGCGGCGTAGGCCCAACGCAGGCGACGCTGGCGAATGCGCCCTTGGATGTGGGCGATGGTCGCGGGCTGGCGGGCGGGCTGGCCGGTCTGCTCGGAGTGGGCGCGGAAGCTCTCATAGACGAGCTTCGTGGCGCGGTGCATCCGGCAGTATTGCAGGTAAACCTGGCGGCGACGCGGGTTGGACTGAATCTCCAACTCGAGTTCGGCGGCCTCGTCCGGCGAAATTTGCCGGTCGATGTAGAGGTTCACCAGTTCGGTGAAACGTGTGTCCTTCATTGCTGAAATTCCTCCCCTAGTCTCTCGCGCAGGCTCTCGCGGGCGCGGGCGATGCGGCTTTTGACGGTGCCGACGCTGATGCCGAGAATCTCGGCGATTTCCTCGTAAGAAAGGTTCTGCACATTGCGGAGAATGAGAATCTCCCGGTGCTTCTCGTTGAGCTCCTCCATGCACTCGGCCACGCGATTGACGAATTCCTGCGTGACGGTGGCGTCTTCGGGAGTCTCCTGCTCGGACGGGATGAGTTCGGCGATCGTGGTATCGTTGTCGGCGCCGAGGGGCGCGTCGAACGAGATCGATTGGTCGCGCTTGCGCCGCCACCAATACCAGTAGCGGTTCCGCGCGAGGTTCGTGGCGATCTGGTAAAGCCACGTGGAGAACGCGGACTCGCCGCGGAAATTGGTGAGTCCGCGATGCGCGCGGATGAACGCGTCCTGCGTGACCTCCTCGGCATCCTGCTGGTTGCGCAGGAGCTGGTTGACCATCGCGTAGATGCGATCCCAATAACGGGTGACGAGCTGGTCGAACGCGGCGGAGTCCCCGCCTTTGAAGCGTTCCACCAGCATGCGATCCAATGCGACTTCCTGGGCCTTGGCTGTCATGTGCTCAGGGTCGTTTGGATTTGGAAATTCGTGAATTGTTCCCACAGAAAATTCTCCGGGCCGGTTTATTGGTTTGATGGCAGACCGACCTGACGGGTCGGACGTTGAGCGTTGGGCGGCGAAGTGCCAAATAATTCTTGCTTTGCCCGCCATCTGAAAAAATAAACTGCCCGCTTACTTGGGTTTGGGGTCGATAGCTCAATGGTAGAGCAGCGTCCTTTTAAGTCGTTGGTTCTGGGTTCGAATCCCAGTCGACCCACCACCCCTTCCAAGTGCGTGCGGCCACTTCGGTTGCACAAACATCCGGGTTGTGTTTTCCAGGCCGCTTGTCTTACCTGCGGACACCAAGTCTCTCACTCGCGCTCGCGCATTTTTCCCAACACCACGTGGCTACGCCTCCCCAAATCAAACGCATCGTAATCGTCGAAGATCAGACTGCCATCCGGGAGATGCTCGCGGAGATTCTCCGAATCGATCCCAGCTACAAGATCGTCGGCGAGACCGGCGATGGCCAGGCGGCCTGCAATCTCTGCCTCGAACTGAAGCCCGACGTCATCGTCCTCGATGCGCGCCTGCCGGGACTCAGCGGCGTGGACATCCTGCGTCGCATCGCGAAGCAGTTGAAGACGACTCGCATCATGGTTTTCTCGGGCTACGAAAGCCCCGCGCTCGTGCGCGAAATGCTCGAGGCTGGCGCGCACGGTTTCGTGGAAAAGACGGCCGGCCTGACGGAGTTCAAGAAGGGCCTCGAAACCGTCGCGAATGGCGGCACCTATTTCGGCCCCGGCGTCGCCGCGCTCCTGCGCAACGTCGTCGCGAACAACTCCCCCACTTCCGGCGCCGATCTCCTCACCGACCGCGAGCGCGAAATCCTCAAGCTCGTGGCAGAAAGCCACAGCACGAAGGAGATCGCCCAGAAGCTCGGCATCAGCGTCAAGACGGTCGATAATCACCGCACCAACCTCATGCGGAAACTCAACCTGCACGACGTCGCGAGCCTCACCCGCTACGCTCTCGAAATAGGTCTCATCGATCATCGCTCCCAGGCGTGGGCGTGATGACAGCTGCGGCAGGGTTTTCGTTCTTGCCGCGCCCGGATGATTACCGATAACTCGCGCCATTCTCGTCTCTTTTCCATGAAGCATCTTAAGAAGTTCCTCAGCGTCGCGCTCGCCGGCTCCGTGCTGCTGCTCGCGGCCTGCTCCAAGAAACCCGTGCGCGATCCGAACGCCGGTGCGAACCAAATGGCGCCGACGGAAACGATCGATCCCACTAAGGTGGCGACACTCGATCCGGACAGCACGCTCGCTCAACGCCCGGAAGGCACTCCCTTCGGCAAGAGCGTCGTGGAGCCCGTTTATTTCGATTTCGATCGCGCCGCCGTTCCGGAGCGCGAGCGTCCAAAACTCGAAGCCGCCGTCAAGTGGCTCAAGGACAACGCCGACAAGCGCATGGTCCTCGAAGGCCACTGCGACTGGCGCGGCACTGCTGAATACAACCTCGGCCTCGGCGACCGACGCGCGAACGCCGTGCGTCGTTTCCTTGAGCACCTCGGTGTCGATTCGAAGCGTCTCGAGATCCTCTCGAAGGGTTCCACCGAGGCCAAGCAGGGCGGCTCCGACGCCGAGTGGGCCAAGGACCGTCGCGTCGACTTCATCGAGCTGACCAAGTAAGGCGTCTCTCGCCTTCCGAGTTTTCCAAGCCGCGGTTCGCCGCGGCTTTTTTGTTTTCGAATTTCCCGGGGCGCGCTCGTGGAAAAAGAAAAGCGGCGCCGTCGGGCGCCGCTCGGGGTTTAAACGATGTTTCGCCTGCGCTTCAGCGCGTCAGCTCTTCGCCAGTTGCGCGAGCACGCTCTTGCTGGTGGCGATACCCTTCTTCATCACGCGCAGATCGAAGCCCTCATTCGGCGCGTGCAGGTTGTCCTCGGGGAGGAACAGGCCCATCATCACCGCGTCGAGGCCGAGCACTTCCTTGATGTCGGCGATGAGACCGACGCTGCCGCCCTCGCGGAGATACAGCGGCTCCTTGCCCCAGACATCCTTGGCCGCCTTGTCGAGCGCACGGAAGCACGCGGCGAGTTTCGGTGACTGGTTCTTCGGCGTGTTGGAGCGATCGGGCGGAATCACGACGTAGGGCGTGGCGACGTGCTGCTCGGTGATCTTGATCGAAACACCCTTCGGGCAACGCTTCTTCACGGTGTCGAAGATGAGCTTCTTCACGTTCTCGGGCGTCTGGTTCGGCACGAGGCGGCACGTGACCTTCGCCGAGGCCTTGCTCGGGATGACGGTCTTCGTGCCCTCGCCCTGGTAACCGCCGGAGAAGCCGTTGAACTCGAGCGTCGGCAAAAAGCGGATCGCCTCGAACGGATTGTAGCCGGGCGGCGTGTGGAATTTCGAGATGCCGAGGAATTTCTGGTAAGCGTCTTTCTTCAGGCCGGCCTTCTTCAGTTGCGCGCGTTCCCATTGCTCCGGCTCGATGACCTTCTTGTAGAAGCCCGGGATGTTCACGCGACCATCCGGCGTGTGCAGCGAGGCGCACAGCTCGGCGAGCGCTTGCAACGGATTCATCAGCACGCCGCCGTTCATACCGGAGTGCAGATCCGTCTTTGGGCCGGTGAGCTCGATCTCGAACGCGAGCATGCCGCGCAGGCCGACCGTGATCACCATCTGGTCGGGCGACGGAATGCCGGTGTCCGACATGAAAATGAAGTCGCCATCGAAGCGATGGCGGTTCGCCTTCAGGAAGTCCTTGAAATTCTTCGAGCCGATCTCCTCCTCGCCCTCGACGACGAAGGTGATGTTGAGCGGCAGATCGGGCTGCTCCTCGAGCAACTGGCCGACGGCGGCGACGTGCACGAGCAGCGGGCCCTTGTTGTCGGCGGTGCCGCGACCGTAGATGCGGTTGCCCTTCACCGTCGCCTCGAACGGCGGCGTTTCCCAGAGATTGAGCGGGTCCGGCGGCTGCACGTCGTAGTGGCCGTAGATGATCACGTGCGGCGACGTCTGGTTGACGATGCGCTTCGCGACGATGACCGGGTGCAATTGCGTCGGCACGACGTCGACGCTGAAACCGAGTTCCTTGAACAATGAGGTCAGGAACTGCTGCGCGCCCACCATGCCGTCCTTGAACTTCGGATCGGCGGAGACGCTGGCGTGACGGACGTATTCCTTCAGTTTCTCAACGGGGTCGAACATGCGGGCAGGTTGCCCCCACTCGCTCGCGGCGGCTAGTCGAAATCGACGGGCCGTTCGACTAGTAGCGACTTCGCCTTGCGCAGTAGCGTCCGTCTCGCCCCGCGCATCCATTCAGCCGCGGACCGCGCGAGGCGCGCCGCCGTTCGCGGGCACATCGCGCGTGCACGGACTGCGCTTGCTCAGTGTTTGAAGTGGCGAACGCCGGTGAAAACCATCGCCATGCCGCGTTCGTCGGCGGCTTTGATGACTTCCTCGTCGCGGATCGCACCGCCCGGCTGGATCGCGGCGGTCGCGCCAGCATCGGCGGCGGCGAGCAAGCCGTCCGGGAACGGGAACAGCGCTTCGCTCGCGACGACGGAGCCCTTCAGGTCGAGCTTGGCCTCGCCGGCTTTCCACACGGCAATGCGCGAACTGTCGACGCGCGCCATCTGGCCGGCGCCGACGCCGAGGGTTTGTTCGCCGCGGCAATAGACGATGGCGTTCGACTTGACGTGCTTGCAGACCTTCCAGCCGAAGAGCAGCGAGTCCCACTCTTCGGGCGTGGGCTGGCGCTTGGTCACGACTTTGCAACCGGCCATCTTCTCCATCGAGCGGTCGCGGTCCTGCACGAGCACGCCGCCGACGACCGAGCGCACCTCCTGCAGCGCGTCGGCGCCGATGCCGCCCTTGGCGATCATGAGGCGGAGGTTCTTTTTCTTGGCGAAGATCGCCAGCGCCTCGTCGCTGAAACGCGGCGCGATGATCACCTCCGTGAAGATGTCTTTGATCTGCTCCGCTACGTCCTGGCCAAGCGTCTGGTTCACGACGATGATGCCGCCGAACGGTGCCTGGCGGTCGGTCGCGTAGGCTTTTTCCCACGCGGCGAGCAGCGTGTCGGCGCTGCCGACGCCGCAGGGATTCGTGTGCTTGAGGATCGCGACGGTGGGCTTCTCGAACTCGCCGATCAGGTAGGTCGCGGACGTGATATCGAGAATGTTGTTATACGAGAGTTCCTTGCCCTGCAGTTGCTGGAAGTGCTCGTGAAACGTGCCGTAGAGCGCGGCCTTTTGGTGGGGATTCTCGCCGTAGCGGAGGCTCTGGGCCTTCTTGAGCGAGAGCGAGTAGGTCGCGGGAAAACCGCTCAGCGCCTCGAGGTCGGGTTCGTCCTGTTGGGTTTCGAGATACTTCGCGATCGCCGTGTCGTAAGCGCCGGTGCGTTGGAAGACCTTCAGCGCGAGCTTGCGGCGCAGCGCCTTCAACTCCGCGCTCCCCTCGCCCGCCGTCAACGCCGCGAGCACACCAGTGTAGTCGGCGGGGTCGCACACGACGGTCACGCTCTCGTGGTTCTTGGCGGCGCTGCGCAGCATCGACGGGCCGCCGATGTCGATGTTTTCGATGGCTTCCTCGAATTCGACGTGCGGCTTCGCGACGGTCTGCTCGAACGGGTAAAGGTTCACGACGACGAGATCGATCAGGTCGATACCGTGCTGCTTCGCGGCGGCGAGATGGTCGGGCTTGTCGCGCCGGCAGAGCAGCCCACCGTGGATCTTCGGATGCAGCGTTTTCACGCGCCCCTCCATCATCTCCGGGAAACCCGTGTGCGCGCTCACCTCGGTGACGGGCAGGCCCGCCTCCGCGAGCAGTTTAGCCGTGCCGCCGGTCGACAGCAGCTTGTAGCCGTGTTGGCGGACGAGGGCGGTGGCGAAGTCCACCAGGCCGCGTTTGTCGGAGACGGAAAGGAGCGCGTGCTTAGCCATTAATCTAAGGACGTGACGGCCGCGTAGGCTGGCAAGCGGGAAAACTTCCGTGACACGCGCACCTCGAAAAAAACGAGCGACCGACTCGCGCCGGCCGCTCGCCTGCTCGGGGTTAGGGTCCGGCTCAGGTGCCGGAAATTCCAATGATGTCGCCGCTCGCGTCCACGTCGATGTGCTCGGCGGCCGGCACCTTGGGCAACGCGGGCATCCGCATCATCTGCCCGGTCAAAGCGACGACGAAGCCGGCGCCCGCCGCGAGTTCGAAGTCGCGCACGGTGACGCGGAAGCCGCGCGGGCGGCCGACCTTCTCGGGATCGTCCGTCAGCGAATTCTGCGTCTTGGCCATGCAGACCGGCAGTTTGCCGAATCCCGAAATCTCGAGCAGCCCGAGCTTGATCTCGGCTTCGGGCAGGATGTCCACGCCGTCGGCGCCGTAGAACCGATGCGCGATCGCCTCCATTTTTTCGCGGATGGGCTGTTCGTCGCGGTAGGTGAATTGCAGCGGAGGCGTGCTGGAATAGATCGAGTGGAGCACGGTCTCAGCGAGCGCGAGTGCGCCCTCCCCGCCCTTGGCGAAAACCTCGGAGACTTCGCACTCCACGCCCAGCGCACGGCAGAACGCGCGCACGCGCACGAGCTCGTCAGGCGTGTCGCTCGGGAATTTGTTCAACGCCACCGTAACCGGCCGGTTGAAGTTCCGCGCCGCCGTGACGTGCGCCTCGAGGTTGGCGAGGCCACGCTCGAGGGCGGCGAAATCAGGTCGCGCGAGCGCATCGGCCGGAGCGCCGCCGTGCAACTTCAGCGCGCGCACCGTCGCGACGAGCACGATCGCGTCCGGGTTCAGGCCGGTCTGGCGGCACTTGATGTCGATGAACTTCTCGCCGCCGAGATCGAACGCGAAACCCGCCTCCGTGACGACGAAGTCCGCGTGCGCGAGCGCCATGCGGGTTGCGAGCACCGAGTTGCAGCCGTGCGCGATGTTGGCGAACGGCCCGCCGTGCACGAACGCCGGCACGCCTTCGCAGGTCTGCACGAGGTTCGGCTTCAGCGCGTCGCGCAGGAGCGCCAGCAGCGCGCCGGTCGCCTTGAACTCCGAAGCGCGCACCGGCACACCTTCCGTCGTGAATCCGATCACGATGCGGTCGAGGCGTGCGCGCAAATCGCTCATCGATTCGCTCAGGCAGAGGATCGCCATGATCTCGGACGCCGCCGTGATGTCGAAGCCGCTGCGGCGCTCGCCGGACTTGCCGCCGGCATTGAGCACGACGTTGCGCAGCGCGCGATCGTTCACGTCGAGGACGCGCTTCCACAGCACCTGCGTCGGCGTCAGGCGCGTCTGCTTGAGGTGAAGTTGATTGTCGATGATCGACGCGAGGAGGTTGTGCGCCGAAGTGATCGCGTGAAAGTCGCCGTTGAAGTGGAGATTGATGTCCACGGCCGGCTGCACCGTGCTGCGGCCGCCGCCCGTCGCGCCGCCCTTGCGGCCGAAGACTGGGCCCATTGACGGCTGGCGCAGCGCCAGCGCCGCCCGCTTGCCGAGCTTGGCGATGCCCTGTGCGAGGCCGATCGACGTCACCGTCTTGCCCTCGCCGGCGGGCGTCGGCGTGATTGCTGATACGAGTATCAGCTTCCCTCGCGATGGCTTGTTCTCGAGCGCCTCGAGCGAAACCTTCGCCTTGTCTTGGCCGAAAAGCACCAGATGCTTTTCCGCGATTCCAATCTCCCTCGCGACATCCGCGATTTTCTTCATGGGGTCCTCCGGTAAAGCTACTTAATCAATCAGCGAAAATTCGCTCAACGTCTAATGCCCTCAGCTCCATTGGAATTACGCGGACTTCGCGTTGAATTAGATAAACTCGTCTACCGCCATGGAGGAGACGAGCTGCCGCCGGACCGGCCGCACGCGTTCATCTACTACCTCACAATCCACCACGACGCCGACCGCACGGTGACGCTGCTCGGTCGCAAGTGGGTCGTCGTGCACGACGACGGCACGCACCTCGTCATCGAAGGCGACCGCATCGTGGGCGAGACGCCCCGCCTCGCGCCCGGCGAGCACTTTTCCTACAACAGCTACCACGTCACTGCGACCGACGCGCGCGTGCACGGCAGCTTTCACGGCGTGGACGAGTTCGGCGCGCACATCTTCGTGCGCATCCCGGAGTTCGCGCTCGAGGTCCCGCCGGCGTGAGGCGCGCCTGATGAGCGGGCCGGAATACGCCCAGCGCTTTAACTTGCGCTCGCCGGACGCGTGCGCCTCCTTGGCTGCCCCGCAATGAAGCTCATCGATCTCAATCGCGACGGCGGCATCGGCGCGAACTCCACCTACTGCCAGCTGGGCGATTTTCATTTCGTCATCGATAGCGGCCTGCACCCGAAGCAGGTCGGCCGCCAAGCCGCACCGGACATCACCCCGCTGCGCGACGTTGAGCTCGACCTGATCATCATCACGCACTGCCACCTCGATCACATCGGCTCCCTGCCGATCCTGATGCGTGAACACCCTAACACGCCGGTGATCATGACGCAGCCGAGCCGCATGATCATCGATCGCATGCTGCACAACTCCGCCAACGTGATGGTGCGCGAGCGGGCCGAGAAGAACGTGATGGATTACCCGCTCTTCACGCACGAGGAGATCGACCGCATCATGCCGCGCCTGCACGCGCACGGCTTCAA
Coding sequences within it:
- a CDS encoding formate--tetrahydrofolate ligase; translated protein: MKKIADVAREIGIAEKHLVLFGQDKAKVSLEALENKPSRGKLILVSAITPTPAGEGKTVTSIGLAQGIAKLGKRAALALRQPSMGPVFGRKGGATGGGRSTVQPAVDINLHFNGDFHAITSAHNLLASIIDNQLHLKQTRLTPTQVLWKRVLDVNDRALRNVVLNAGGKSGERRSGFDITAASEIMAILCLSESMSDLRARLDRIVIGFTTEGVPVRASEFKATGALLALLRDALKPNLVQTCEGVPAFVHGGPFANIAHGCNSVLATRMALAHADFVVTEAGFAFDLGGEKFIDIKCRQTGLNPDAIVLVATVRALKLHGGAPADALARPDFAALERGLANLEAHVTAARNFNRPVTVALNKFPSDTPDELVRVRAFCRALGVECEVSEVFAKGGEGALALAETVLHSIYSSTPPLQFTYRDEQPIREKMEAIAHRFYGADGVDILPEAEIKLGLLEISGFGKLPVCMAKTQNSLTDDPEKVGRPRGFRVTVRDFELAAGAGFVVALTGQMMRMPALPKVPAAEHIDVDASGDIIGISGT
- a CDS encoding ApaG domain, whose protein sequence is MPSAPLELRGLRVELDKLVYRHGGDELPPDRPHAFIYYLTIHHDADRTVTLLGRKWVVVHDDGTHLVIEGDRIVGETPRLAPGEHFSYNSYHVTATDARVHGSFHGVDEFGAHIFVRIPEFALEVPPA
- the purH gene encoding bifunctional phosphoribosylaminoimidazolecarboxamide formyltransferase/IMP cyclohydrolase, coding for MAKHALLSVSDKRGLVDFATALVRQHGYKLLSTGGTAKLLAEAGLPVTEVSAHTGFPEMMEGRVKTLHPKIHGGLLCRRDKPDHLAAAKQHGIDLIDLVVVNLYPFEQTVAKPHVEFEEAIENIDIGGPSMLRSAAKNHESVTVVCDPADYTGVLAALTAGEGSAELKALRRKLALKVFQRTGAYDTAIAKYLETQQDEPDLEALSGFPATYSLSLKKAQSLRYGENPHQKAALYGTFHEHFQQLQGKELSYNNILDITSATYLIGEFEKPTVAILKHTNPCGVGSADTLLAAWEKAYATDRQAPFGGIIVVNQTLGQDVAEQIKDIFTEVIIAPRFSDEALAIFAKKKNLRLMIAKGGIGADALQEVRSVVGGVLVQDRDRSMEKMAGCKVVTKRQPTPEEWDSLLFGWKVCKHVKSNAIVYCRGEQTLGVGAGQMARVDSSRIAVWKAGEAKLDLKGSVVASEALFPFPDGLLAAADAGATAAIQPGGAIRDEEVIKAADERGMAMVFTGVRHFKH